Proteins encoded by one window of Sorex araneus isolate mSorAra2 chromosome 3, mSorAra2.pri, whole genome shotgun sequence:
- the OGFOD3 gene encoding 2-oxoglutarate and iron-dependent oxygenase domain-containing protein 3 isoform X2 produces the protein MAPQRRGPPRAHEAGAGAPERRRHGRKPAAGNKGGWTPKQLRRKWLSAAAVLGACIGLAGLLLWDHQQGEEGVTEVLAGRNEVLPGRFFTVPCSEDYDSHRRFEASLRRGWPWEDLTVGRCGPAHVLQASILDLHSGALSVGKHFVNLYRYFGDQIQNIFSEEDFQLYRDVRRKVQLAIAQAFGISASALHLTKPTFFSRINSTGAQTAHDEYWHAHVDKVTYGSFDYTSLLYLSDYLDDFGGGRFVFMEDGANRTVEPRAGRVSFFTSGSENLHRVEKVRWGTRYAITIAFSCNPDHGISDPAFGQGA, from the exons ATGGCGCCTCAGCGCAGGGGCCCGCCCAGGGCGCACGAGGCCGGCGCGGGAGCGCCCGAGCGCAGGCGGCACGGCAGGAAGCCGGCAGCGGG CAACAAGGGAGGCTGGACGCCAAAGCAGCTGCGCAGAAAGTGGCTGAGTGCCGCCGCGGTGCTGGGAGCCTGTATTGGGCTTGCAGGGCTTCTGCTCTGGGACCACCAGCAGGGTGAGGAGGGCGTCACTGAGGTCCTGGCTGGCCGCAACGAGGTGCTGCCTGGTAGATTCTTCACGGTTCCCTGTTCTGAAGATTACGACAGCCACCGCAGGTTCGAAG CATCGCTGAGAAGGGGCTGGCCCTGGGAGGATCTGACGGTGGG GCGCTGTGGCCCTGCCCATGTTTTGCAGGCGTCCATCCTGGACCTGCACTCGGGTGCCCTGTCGGTCGGGAAGCACTTTGTGAACCTGTACAG ATACTTCGGAGACCAGATCCAGAACATCTTCTCTGAAGAGGACTTTCAGCTCTACCG GGATGTGCGGCGCAAGGTGCAGCTCGCCATCGCCCAGGCTTTCGGCATCAGCGCCTCCGCGCTGCACCTGACGAAACCCACGTTCTTCTCCCGTATCAACAGCACAGGGGCCCAGACTGCGCATGACGAGTACTGGCACGCGCACGTGGACAAG GTGACTTACGGCTCCTTTGATTACACGTCGCTGCTCTACCTCTCTGACTACCTGGATGACTTTGGCGGAGGCCGCTTCGTGTTCATGGAGGACGGGGCCAACAGAACCGTGGAGCCCAGAGCTG GCCGTGTCTCCTTCTTCACCTCAGGCTCTGAGAACCTGCACCGGGTGGAGAAGGTGCGCTGGGGCACCCGCTACGCCATCACCATCGCCTTCTCCTGCAACCCCGACCATGGCATATCGGACCCGGCCTTCGGTCAAGGTGCCTAG
- the OGFOD3 gene encoding 2-oxoglutarate and iron-dependent oxygenase domain-containing protein 3 isoform X1, with amino-acid sequence MAPQRRGPPRAHEAGAGAPERRRHGRKPAAGNKGGWTPKQLRRKWLSAAAVLGACIGLAGLLLWDHQQGEEGVTEVLAGRNEVLPGRFFTVPCSEDYDSHRRFEGCSPRKCGRGVSDAVISREEAQRIRSIAEKGLALGGSDGGASILDLHSGALSVGKHFVNLYRYFGDQIQNIFSEEDFQLYRDVRRKVQLAIAQAFGISASALHLTKPTFFSRINSTGAQTAHDEYWHAHVDKVTYGSFDYTSLLYLSDYLDDFGGGRFVFMEDGANRTVEPRAGRVSFFTSGSENLHRVEKVRWGTRYAITIAFSCNPDHGISDPAFGQGA; translated from the exons ATGGCGCCTCAGCGCAGGGGCCCGCCCAGGGCGCACGAGGCCGGCGCGGGAGCGCCCGAGCGCAGGCGGCACGGCAGGAAGCCGGCAGCGGG CAACAAGGGAGGCTGGACGCCAAAGCAGCTGCGCAGAAAGTGGCTGAGTGCCGCCGCGGTGCTGGGAGCCTGTATTGGGCTTGCAGGGCTTCTGCTCTGGGACCACCAGCAGGGTGAGGAGGGCGTCACTGAGGTCCTGGCTGGCCGCAACGAGGTGCTGCCTGGTAGATTCTTCACGGTTCCCTGTTCTGAAGATTACGACAGCCACCGCAGGTTCGAAG GCTGCTCCCCAAGGAAGTGTGGCCGGGGTGTCTCTGATGCCGTCATCTCCAGGGAGGAAGCCCAGCGCATCCGCAG CATCGCTGAGAAGGGGCTGGCCCTGGGAGGATCTGACGGTGGG GCGTCCATCCTGGACCTGCACTCGGGTGCCCTGTCGGTCGGGAAGCACTTTGTGAACCTGTACAG ATACTTCGGAGACCAGATCCAGAACATCTTCTCTGAAGAGGACTTTCAGCTCTACCG GGATGTGCGGCGCAAGGTGCAGCTCGCCATCGCCCAGGCTTTCGGCATCAGCGCCTCCGCGCTGCACCTGACGAAACCCACGTTCTTCTCCCGTATCAACAGCACAGGGGCCCAGACTGCGCATGACGAGTACTGGCACGCGCACGTGGACAAG GTGACTTACGGCTCCTTTGATTACACGTCGCTGCTCTACCTCTCTGACTACCTGGATGACTTTGGCGGAGGCCGCTTCGTGTTCATGGAGGACGGGGCCAACAGAACCGTGGAGCCCAGAGCTG GCCGTGTCTCCTTCTTCACCTCAGGCTCTGAGAACCTGCACCGGGTGGAGAAGGTGCGCTGGGGCACCCGCTACGCCATCACCATCGCCTTCTCCTGCAACCCCGACCATGGCATATCGGACCCGGCCTTCGGTCAAGGTGCCTAG